The nucleotide sequence TGAGGGCATGGCACGTGGTGTGAGATACCGAGTGTCTGGAAGAAGGAGTTTAATTTTtcgtactcccctccccagtcGGATTGGACATCAATGATCTTGCTGTCAAATTTTCGTTCAACGAGAGCTTGAAAGTTTTTGAAAACTTGAAACACATCAGATCGTCAATTTAAGAGATAGATCCAAGAAAAATTGCTATAGTCATCGATGAAGCTAACATAATAATCGTGTCGACCAACAGAGGTGGtggcaggaccccaaacatcagaaaaaatTAACTGTAATGGTTTGGTAGAAACACTTGTAGAAATTGGGTAAGGAAACTGATGACTTTTAGCTCTAtgacatgaatcacaaattgtTTCATTATGACGCTCACCAACAAATGGGAGCTTATTTTTCTTGAGCAACCTTTCAAATAAAGAAAAAGAAGCATGTCCTAAACAATCATGCCATCGTGTGGAGGAAAGCTTGATAGCACACTTGTTTATTTTGTCTTCTAAACTCCGGAATCAACGGATAGAGGCCACCAACACATCCACTGTGATAGAGAATTGTcctcgttgcctgatccttgatcaaaaagaagcaaggttgaaattcaagaaagtcatgaTTGTCAAGGGCAATTCTATGGACAGAAAGAAGACTTTTGTTGGCACTAGGAACATGCAAAAAAATTCGAAGATGAATGTTGCGATTAGGGGTATGAAATATTGAGTGACCAGAGTGACGTATACTCATAGCTTCTCCGCTGGCAGTGTGGATTTGATCCTTGCCGCGGTACTTCTCCTTCATGGTAACTTTCTCGAGCTCGTTGGTGATGTGGTTCGTGGCTCCGCTGTCGACGTACCAGTTTGTGTGAACGCCATAGGAGCCATCGGCAGCCTCAGCGACTTTCTCCTCATCTTGTGAGTCGTAGTCGTCCTCCTCATACCGGTACCAGCAATCCTTTGCTGTGTGCCCAGGCTTGCCGCAGATCTGGCAACGGGGAGCGTCTGGGCGGTTCCTGCCGCCACCACCAGCACCGCGTCCACGGTGACCGCGACCACCAGATTAGGGTGGCGTGGCACCACAGTTGCGCCGCCAGACCTGCCCTTCTTGCGAGATGGACCGCGCGAacgggagccgccgccccgcccgcgagTGGCCACATTAGCAGAAGATTTGAAGCCGCCGCCGCCAGATCCTTGAAAGTGAGCCATGCGCTGATCGAAGTTGGAGAGCATAGCAAAGAGCTCATCAAGTGTTACCTCGGTGACGCGAGCGTCGAGGGCAGAGACCAGGGGCTGATAGTCGGCGTCGAGCCCATGGATGATGTAGGAGGCGAGTTCGTCATCGGGGATCGCCTTGCCCGCGGCGGCCAGCTCGTCGGCGTAGCCGCGCATGGCGGGGAAGTAGGAGGCGACAGAGAGGTTCCCCTTCTGCGCGTTGATGAGGGAGGTTCTGATGTTGTTGATGCGGCTGGCAGATTGCGAGAAGAACATGCCGGCGAGCGTCGTCCAGAGCCTGCCCGCGGTGGTGACCGTGGTCACCGTGAGCAGCACCTCGCGCGTCAGATTGTTCAGCAGGTATCCGAGGACCTGTTGATCCTCCCTGACCCAGAgtgggtggagagggttgggcgaTGAAGTCTCCTTGCCGTCTTTGGTGGTGACAAGGAGTCTCGCCGGCTCCGGCTGAGTGCCATCGACATAGCCGAAGACACCGGCGCCACGCAGCTAGGGAATGACTTGCGTGCGCCATAGCACATAGTTTGTGCGCGTCAGCTTATCGGTAACCTGGCCATTGAGGCTGGTTTGGGAGGCGCtggaggaggaagacatggctagGGCTAGATGGAGTTCGTATGGAGCTTAGATGGGAAAATGATGGCTCTGAGTACCATGTGCGATAGCTGGAAACGTCTTTTCCTGTTGAGGCCGACGGGTTCGTGTTATATAGCGTGGGGTGCACCTCCCAACCATAGCGCATACATTGTTGAGATTACATATGAGAGGGAGATATTCAAGGAAGGGATAGAACTTGGagagaaaggaaaaggaaaagaaacctatctctatctatctatccGAACTACCTGGTGCGCGGGGGTGCAACATATCATGTGTTTAACACTCCCTACCTTGTACAGTACCAAGCTAGTGCATTGTACTATTGATTGATTAAATTTCAATCCCAGTTGCGAGCTCGcaaaagaaaatatataatcaaTCATCAACTATAAAATTCACTGAACGCATCTAGCGTGCTAGACTAGCTGATGCCATGAACTCTTCCTGCAGGTCGTAGCAACCTTGGCTGTCTCTTGACTCTAAGTTGTATCTGCAATCCACTAACGTGGCTGACGACTGGAAAGCAACTTTAACTCCTCGAGTTAACAACATTGGTTGTGTTTGTTCTTCATTTATTACATTCGCTTGACATGAGTTTGCCCTTCTTGTTCGTAATATCTGCAACTCAACCTCAACTTGTTTCATGGTGGGTCTTTCTTCACCACGCAGTCTTAAGCACAACTCTGCAAGACTGGCAACATCGATGATCTCATCCTTAGTTGCTTCCTCAAGGACTTCAGAGTTCAGTATGTCGGCGATCCCTCCCTCGTTCAATGCCCTTATAAAGTAGTGTGACAAGTTCTGCATTGTGCCTGATTCACTCCTGATGATAGGCTTCATTCTAAGAAGCAACTCCACTAGTACCACACCAAAACTATACACGTCACTCTTCTCATTTAACTGCCTGGTATGGAAGTACTCTGGATCTAAGTACCCAAATGTACCTTGCACATTTGTAACAATGTGTGTTTGATCAACTGGAACCAATCTAGAAGCACCAAAATCTGAAACTTTAACTCTGTAGTTCCCATCCAGGAGTATGTTTGACGATTTCACATCACGATGGAAGATTGATATTGAAGCCGCTGAGTGGAGATAAGATAGTGCTCCTGCTGTTTCCGTGGCAATCCTTAAGTAATCATCCCAGGACAAAGAAAAACTAGTGCTTGAGTCAGCATTTAAGACTTGAGACAGTGAGCCACAAGATATATATTCATACACGAGCAGTGGAACCTCAGTTTCCAGACAACACCCAAAGAGCTTCACAATGTTTCTATGATTTACTTGTGAGAGGATAGCGACCTCATTGATGAATTGAGTGATCTCAGCCTTTTTAATGACCTTGGACTTTTTTCTTGCAACCACACGTTGATCAGATAACATGCCTTTATAAACCATGCCATGCCCCCCAGAGCCAATGATGCGGGCCGTATCAAAGTTGTCTGTTGCTTTCTCTAGCTCTTCTAATGAGAAAATCTTTGTTTTGTCATTTGCACTTTCATCAGATGATATCAATGTTTCTAGGAGAAGACCTTGGTTATTCCGAAAATAATTCTTCCGTAGTTGTCGTTGAACATTTCTTTTCCATATACGAATGAGAAATACTGTACCAAAACTCAGAGCTAGAATGCTGAAGCCACCAGATGACCCAATGATAATACGTGAAGGCATTAAGCTCTGTAagtttctttttatcctttttatCAAACATAACCATGACTTAGTCTTACCTGAAAGCAGAATATGTTGTTTTGTTGTTGTACATTGCATTTTGTGTATATCGTACTCGGTCTTGTGAGGACATTCAGTACAATAGAAGCTGCCTTCAATATTATGGCATATCCCTTTACAAATGTTTGGTTGAAGGCATTCATCAATATCTGAAATTAACAATATCTCGCTAAGATGCGCCAATAAACAAATATAGGTGGATACATATTAGTATATTACATAACATAGAACGCAATGGATCATCCAATTAATATGGAATACAACATGTTAAGAAACCTACACAAATGATATTAATCAAACAGAAACTAGAGAAGCAGTTTTGGGTGTAATGTTCAAGGCACCATATGTTTTAAAATTAGCACACACCTAATATAAGCTCTTGGGAAAGTTGAGATGTACTCACTCTTTTTCTTTCTATGTGTCCACAACTCACCATGTGCACAAATAAAGAAAGCACagatataaaagtgatttaaattaAGAGAATATACCTTGTCAAAACGATATACTATTATGATCACTTTACCTCTTCCAAAGCATTTAAACTGGGGTAGAGGGTGAAAACAATGTAATaagatggcatggcatggcatgctGATGAGATCTACCAGAGGTATTAATAATATGGCATTTAGCCATAACTCATTTTTATGCTGAAGAAAAGAACATGACATGTGCATATGACATTCTTCGCAGCGTAATAACCACTTGGACAATACACAACATGAAAGCTCTTAAATATAACTGTTAAGAGCTCTGAGCTGAGCGAGGGACAATGTGTGTAGTTACCTTGACAACCACTTTGGGTGTATGGATTTCCTCGGAAACCATCCGAGCATTTACAGCGGTACCCAATGTAGCTCCATTCACCATCTACTGCTACACACTTGCTGTTGGTACTTACACAAGCATAACCAGATATATTCCGTTGGGCCTCTATGCAACTTAGATTAGCTGCAACCCACTGCATAGAATAGAAGTAGCCATATCCAACAAAAAGAGCACGCCTGCTAAATATGTGGTAAAATGATGCACCTTGTTGGTCAGGCCAGATGGACTTAATGGTCCCTTGGTAAACATTCAGGTCCATAACCTGGTCAAGCCCAAACATTAGGACAGCTGATGATGCCATATTTGTACAGTTGAGCTGGAATTCTTCCCTGGCAAAGCAACCCTCTTCTAAGCCGAATGGGTACGGCACACTAATGTTACCACACCAACGGGTACAATTAGCTCTGCTCGGAATTGGATTATACCCTATAGTTTGACCAGTAGAAGGTTAGAATGCATTCAAGTTCTAATGTCCAAAATACCTAATCACGGCTatgtatttttctttttttttNNNNNNNNNNNNNNNNNNNNNNNNNNNNNNNNNNNNNNNNNNNNNNNNNNNNNNNNNNNNNNNNNNNNNNNNNNNNNNNNNNNNNNNNNNNNNNNNNNNNNNNNNNNNNNNNNNNNNNNNNNNNNNNNNNNNNNNNNNNNNNNNNNNNNNNNNNNNNNNNNNNNNNNNNNNNNNNNNNNNNNNNNNNNNNNNNNNNNNNNNNNNNNNNNNNNNNNNNNNNNNNNNNNNNNNNNNNNNNNNNNNNNNNNNNNNNNNNNNNNNNNNNNNNNNNNNNNNNNNNNNNNNNNNNNNNNNNNNNNNNNNNNNNNNNNNNNNNNNNNNNNNNNNNNNNNNNNNNNNNNNNNNNNNNNNNNNNNNNNNNNNNNNNNNNNNNNNNNNNNNNNNNNNNNNNNNNNNNNNNNNNNNNNNNNNNNNNNNNNNNNNNNNNNNNNNNNNNNNNNNNNNNNNNNNNNNNNNNNNNNNNNNNNNNNNNNNNNNNNNNNNNNNNNNNNNNNNNNNNNNNNNNNNNNNNNNNNNNNNNNNNNNNNNNNNNNNNNNNNNNNNNNNNNNNNNNNNNNNNNNNNNNNNNNNNNNNNNNNNNNNNNNNNNNNNNNNNNNNNNNNNNNNNNNNNNNNNNNNNNNNNNNNNNNNNNNNNNNNNNNNNNNNNNNNNNNNNNNNNNNNNNNNNNNNNNNNNNNNNNNNNNNNNNNNNNNNNNNNNNNNNNNNNNNNNNNNNNNNNNNNNNNNNNNNNNNNNNNNNNNNNNNNNNNNNNNNNNNNNNNNNNNNNNNNNNNNNNNNNNNNNNNNNNNNNNNNNNNNNNNNNNNNNNNNNNNNNNNNNNNNNNNNNNNNNNNNNNNNNNNNNNNNNNNNNNNNNNNNNNNNNNNNNNNNNNNNNNNNNNNNNNNNNNNNNNNNNNNNNNNNNNNNNNNNNNNNNNNNNNNNNNNNNNNNNNNNNNNNNNNNNNNNNNNNNNNNNNNNNNNNNNNNNNNNNNNNNNNNNNNNNNNNNNNNNNNNNNNNNNNNNNNNNNNNNNNNNNNNNNNNNNNNNNNNNNNNNNNNNNNNNNNNNNNNNNNNNNNNNNNNNNNNNNNNNNNNNNNNNNNNNNNNNNNNNNNNNNNNNNNNNNNNNNNNNNNNNNNNNNNNNNNNNNNNNNNNNNNNNNNNNNNNNNNNNNNNNNNNNNNNNNNNNNNNNNNNNNNNNNNNNNNNNNNNNNNNNNNNNNNNNNNNNNNNNNNNNNNNNNNNNNNNNNNNNNNNNNNNNNNNNNNNNNNNNNNNNNNNNNNNNNNNNNNNNNNNNNNNNNNNNNNNNNNNNNNNNNNNNNNNNNNNNNNNNNNNNNNNNNNNNNNNNNNNNNNNNNNNNNNNNNNNNNNNNNNNNNNNNNNNNNNNNNNNNNNNNNNNNNNNNNNNNNNNNNNNNNNNNNNNNNNNNNNNNNNNNNNNNNNNNNNNNNNNNNNNNNNNNNNNNNNNNNNNNNNNNNNNNNNNNNNNNNNNNNNNNNNNNNNNNNNNNNNNNNNNNNNNNNNNNNNNNNNNNNNNNNNNNNNNNNNNNNNNNNNNNNNNNNNNNNNNNNNNNNNNNNNNNNNNNNNNNNNNNNNNNNNNNNNNNNNNNNNNNNNNNNNNNNNNNNNNNNNNNNNNNNNNNNNNNNNNNNNNNNNNNNNNNNNNNNNNNNNNNNNNNNNNNNNNNNNNNNNNNNNNNNNNNNNNNNNNNNNNNNNNNNNNNNNNNNNNNNNNNNNNNNNNNNNNNNNNNNNNNNNNNNNNNNNNNNNNNNNNNNNNNNNNNNNNNNNNNNNNNNNNNNNNNNNNNNNNNNNNNNNNNNNNNNNNNNNNNNNNNNNNNNNNNNNNNNNNNNNNNNNNNNNNNNNNNNNNNNNNNNNNNNNNNNNNNNNNNNNNNNNNNNNNNNNNNNNNNNNNNNNNNNNNNNNNNNNNNNNNNNNNNNNNNNNNNNNNNNNNNNNNNNNNNNNNNNNNNNNNNNNNNNNNNNNNNNNNNNNNNNNNNNNNNNNNNNNNNNNNNNNNNNNNNNNNNNNNNNNNNNNNNNNNNNNNNNNNNNNNNNNNNNNNNNNNNNNNNNNNNNNNNNNNNNNNNNNNNNNNNNNNNNNNNNNNNNNNNNNNNNNNNNNNNNNNNNNNNNNNNNNNNNNNNNNNNNNNNNNNNNNNNNNNNNNNNNNNNNNNNNNNNNNNNNNNNNNNNNNNNNNNNNNNNNNNNNNNNNNNNNNNNNNNNNNNNNNNNNNNNNNNNNNNNNNNNNNNNNNNNNNNNNNNNNNNNNNNNNNNNNNNNNNNNNNNNNNNNNNNNNNNNNNNNNNNNNNNNNNNNNNNNNNNNNNNNNNNNNNNNNNNNNNNNNNNNNNNNNNNNNNNNNNNNNNNNNNNNNNNNNNNNNNNNNNNNNNNNNNNNNNNNNNNNNNNNNNNNNNNNNNNNNNNNNNNNNNNNNNNNNNNNNNNNNNNNNNNNNNNNNNNNNNNNNNNNNNNNNNNNNNNNNNNNNNNNNNNNNNNNNNNNNNNNNNNNNNNNNNNNNNNNNNNNNNNNNNNNNNNNNNNNNNNNNNNNNNNNNNNNNNNNNNNNNNNNNNNNNNNNNNNNNNNNNNNNNNNNNNNNNNNNNNNNNNNNNNNNNNNNNNNNNNNNNNNNNNNNNNNNNNNNNNNNNNNNNNNNNNNNNNNNNNNNNNNNNNNNNNNNNNNNNNNNNNNNNNNNNNNNNNNNNNNNNNNNNNNNNNNNNNNNNNNNNNNNNNNNNNNNNNNNNNNNNNNNNNNNNNNNNNNNNNNNNNNNNNNNNNNNNNNNNNNNNNNNNNNNNNNNNNNNNNNNNNNNNNNNNNNNNNNNNNNNNNNNNNNNNNNNNNNNNNNNNNNNNNNNNNNNNNNNNNNNNNNNNNNNNNNNNNNNNNNNNNNNNNNNNNNNNNNNNNNNNNNNNNNNNNNNNNNNNNNNNNNNNNNNNNNNNNNNNNNNNNNNNNNNNNNNNNNNNNNNNNNNNNNNNNNNNNNNNNNNNNNNNNNNNNNNNNNNNNNNNNNNNNNNNNNNNNNNNNNNNNNNNNNNNNNNNNNNNNNNNNNNNNNNNNNNNNNNNNNNNNNNNNNNNNNNNNNNNNNNNNNNNNNNNNNNNNNNNNNNNNNNNNNNNNNNNNNNNNNNNNNNNNNNNNNNNNNNNNNNNNNNNNNNNNNNNNNNNNNNNNNNNNNNNNNNNNNNNNNNNNNNNNNNNNNNNNNNNNNNNNNNNNNNNNNNNNNNNNNNNNNNNNNNNNNNNNNNNNNNNNNNNNNNNNNNNNNNNNNNNNNTGATTTAAATTAAGAGAATATACCTTGTCAAAACGATATACTATTATGATCACTTTACCTCTTCCAAAGCATTTAAACTGGGGTAGAGGGTGAAAACAATGTAATaagatggcatggcatggcatgctGATGAGATCTACCAGAGGTATTAATAATATGGCATTTAGCCATAACTCATTTTTATGCTGAAGAAAAGAACATGACATGTGCATATGACATTCTTCGCAGCGTAATAACCACTTGGACAATACACAACATGAAAGCTCTTAAATATAACTGTTAAGAGCTCTGAGCTGAGCGAGGGACAATGTGTGTAGTTACCTTGACAACCACTTTGGGTGTATGGATTTCCTCGGAAACCATCCGAGCATTTACAGCGGTACCCAATGTAGCTCCATTCACCATCTACTGCTACACACTTGCTGTTGGTACTTACACAAGCATAACCAGATATATTCCGTTGGGCCTCTATGCAACTTAGATTAGCTGCAACCCACTGCATAGAATAGAAGTAGCCATATCCAACAAAAAGAGCACGCCTGCTAAATATGTGGTAAAATGATGCACCTTGTTGGTCAGGCCAGATGGACTTAATGGTCCCTTGGTAAACATTCAGGTCCATAACCTGGTCAAGCCCAAACATTAGGACAGCTGATGATGCCATATTTGTACAGTTGAGCTGGAATTCTTCCCTGGCAAAGCAACCCTCTTCTAAGCCGAATGGGTACGGCACACTAATGTTACCACACCAACGGGTACAATTAGCTCTGCTCGGAATTGGATTATACCCTATAGTTTGACCAGTAGAAGGTTAGAATGCATTCAAGTTCTAATGTCCAAAATACCTAATCACGGCTatgtatttttctttttttttgattaAAAGAGGGggtttccctccgatttcattaatgAAACCAACGGCTATGTATTTGGTCGCCTGATTAAGAAAGAAAGTTTACCTTTGTCTCTGGAACAGCCATCTTGAATGAAGGGGTTGCCTGCATAGCCGGCACTGCAGATGCAGTTGTAGCCGTCAGTTGATGTCACGCTATGGTCGCCGCACAAGGAATGCTTGCCGATACAAGCATACCTTGTCCTGTTTCGCATGGCGCTAGCACAATTTTGTTGATCCACTATATTCCACAAAACTGTGCCGCCGCCACCATCACTTATGCTGATTCTATCCCACAGCATAGAGGTCTGGTTTGAGCGTGTTCCAGTGCTAGTTTTGCCGTGGTGGTGGACAAATTTGAGTTGAAAAGCATCAGGAAGCAGGCCAGTGACAGGAAAACTGCAACATCCAATGCCACTGCACTTGAGCCTAGCCATGGTCTCTGTGATAACTTGGTCCGGGCACACAGTCGTACAGATCCATGTTGTTCTGTGTGTGTTGTTGTTGACCCAATACACATCCAGGTCGCAACCAGTGATGTTCAGAATGGTTTCCCCACGGCTGAAGGATCTACCAGGAGGTTGGAAAGACAAGTAGTAGACATGGACACCAGATTTCATGGGGATGGTACGCCAGAAGGAGGTACTGATGCTTTTGTGAGTGTGGTAGTAATCCCCACCGCTACCAACAACGATGTTGTCGATCACCTCGGTGATTCCGTCGCACAAGAAGAGCCTGGGAGGCTGAGCAGTGTCATTGCAAATGAGGCTGAAGTCAGGATCCCGAGAGCACCTTGATCCCATGCCAAAGGGGTAGTCGAAGCTCAGATTGCCACAGCTCTTGGGGCAACCATCAAGTGTGGCAAGTGATGGATGTGCCCAATTCCCTTCTGGGTTGTGGCTTGTTACAACTCCAGATGCTAGCACCATTAGCTTTCCTAGTGAACCTAGTAGCAGCAGAGAGAGTGATGCGTACATCATCGGCAAGAAGCCCATGATCCACACACCTTTCACAGCTCCAAATTTCACTCGAAATTCAAGTTCAGGCTGGAGACTTAACAGTGGGTATGTGGTGAACGTCTCAGCTGGGAGGCCTTCTCTTGTAATGTACCACTTTCATGACTGGCAAATTTATGGTGGCATGGCGAAGAACAAGAAAAGTAAGGACTCCAGTCCAGAGGATGTTGATGTGGTTGATTTTTTCTTGTGGCGTTGCTGCCGCAGAGTGACCTCTCAAGTCAGTCAATGCCTGACTTCTTGTGCAGGATATTCTAGCCCATCGAAGGGGGTGTTTGACAAGTCTTTGACAGCCGGCTCATTTATTCCCAGAATAAATCGCATTGCATTATTGCCTGGCTTGTGGTTCATGCTGCAGAGATAGACAGTGAATGCCATCGACAGTGAGACCCGGCTGCCAATCTTCAGTGCCACCTAGTGAAGATAAGCTAACTGATCGCTTCCAACCGAGATAAGCTGCAACGGAGGGCAGACTAGTAAAGTGAATATTGTGCACAGAGTAAATCAACCATGCCCTATGCCAAGGAGTTCCTGACGAGCCAAGGAGTTCTTTTTCTTGGAAAAGGAGGAagactcccggcctctgcatctggacgatgcgtgcagccactttattaattattcataaaaaATCTTACAAAAAAATACAACAGTAAGtctaaagccaccgtctagacaACATTTGCCGCTGcttcctatccaattgatgaagggatgctgatagtccggGTCTAATACTACAGACCTCGCAGCCAGTGGTGGAGCTAGCCCGTCCATGGAGCCGGGGCAAAATACAAAGGGGTGTGCTCCATAGGCATTTGCCCACAAAGACTGGTGATTAATTCTCAGTCCCTTAGTGTAATTTAATGGAAGTATTTGGGCAGAGCCCGGGCAGCTGCCCAGG is from Triticum aestivum cultivar Chinese Spring chromosome 3A, IWGSC CS RefSeq v2.1, whole genome shotgun sequence and encodes:
- the LOC123059627 gene encoding wall-associated receptor kinase-like 8 codes for the protein MGFLPMMYASLSLLLLGSLGKLMVLASGVVTSHNPEGNWAHPSLATLDGCPKSCGNLSFDYPFGMGSRCSRDPDFSLICNDTAQPPRLFLCDGITEVIDNIVVGSGGDYYHTHKSISTSFWRTIPMKSGVHVYYLSFQPPGRSFSRGETILNITGCDLDVYWVNNNTHRTTWICTTVCPDQVITETMARLKCSGIGCCSFPVTGLLPDAFQLKFVHHHGKTSTGTRSNQTSMLWDRISISDGGGGTVLWNIVDQQNCASAMRNRTRYACIGKHSLCGDHSVTSTDGYNCICSAGYAGNPFIQDGCSRDKGYNPIPSRANCTRWCGNISVPYPFGLEEGCFAREEFQLNCTNMASSAVLMFGLDQVMDLNVYQGTIKSIWPDQQGASFYHIFSRRALFVGYGYFYSMQWVAANLSCIEAQRNISGYACVSTNSKCVAVDGEWSYIGYRCKCSDGFRGNPYTQSGCQDIDECLQPNICKGICHNIEGSFYCTECPHKTEYDIHKMQCTTTKQHILLSGKTKSWLCLIKRIKRNLQSLMPSRIIIGSSGGFSILALSFGTVFLIRIWKRNVQRQLRKNYFRNNQGLLLETLISSDESANDKTKIFSLEELEKATDNFDTARIIGSGGHGMVYKGMLSDQRVVARKKSKVIKKAEITQFINEVAILSQVNHRNIVKLFGCCLETEVPLLVYEYISCGSLSQVLNADSSTSFSLSWDDYLRIATETAGALSYLHSAASISIFHRDVKSSNILLDGNYRVKVSDFGASRLVPVDQTHIVTNVQGTFGYLDPEYFHTRQLNEKSDVYSFGVVLVELLLRMKPIIRSESGTMQNLSHYFIRALNEGGIADILNSEVLEEATKDEIIDVASLAELCLRLRGEERPTMKQVEVELQILRTRRANSCQANVINEEQTQPMLLTRGVKVAFQSSATLVDCRYNLESRDSQGCYDLQEEFMASASLAR